One Blattabacterium cuenoti DNA window includes the following coding sequences:
- the secG gene encoding preprotein translocase subunit SecG yields MKEIYSTIFGFLIVFICTLLITIILIQNPKKESISQYFMEKNFRFFGIRQTNTFLERITWILSIILVFLTLFFNLFLIKTINIMS; encoded by the coding sequence ATGAAAGAAATATATTCAACAATATTTGGTTTTTTAATCGTTTTTATATGTACACTACTTATTACAATAATTTTAATTCAAAATCCTAAAAAAGAAAGTATTTCTCAATATTTTATGGAAAAAAATTTTAGATTTTTTGGTATAAGACAAACAAATACTTTTTTAGAAAGAATTACTTGGATATTATCTATTATTTTAGTTTTTTTAACTTTATTTTTTAATTTGTTTTTGATCAAAACAATAAATATTATGTCATAA
- a CDS encoding co-chaperone GroES — MVEVKIKPLEDRVLVQSDPAETKTSSGIIIPDTAKEKPQKGTIIAVGNGKKNEPMVLKKGDRVLYGKYSGTELKWEGKEYLIMRVSDVIAII, encoded by the coding sequence ATGGTGGAAGTTAAGATTAAACCTTTAGAAGATCGTGTTCTAGTACAATCAGATCCTGCTGAAACAAAAACATCTTCAGGGATCATTATTCCTGATACAGCAAAAGAAAAACCCCAAAAAGGAACTATAATAGCTGTTGGAAATGGAAAAAAAAATGAACCTATGGTTCTAAAAAAAGGAGATAGAGTTTTATATGGTAAATATTCAGGGACTGAATTAAAGTGGGAGGGGAAAGAATATCTGATTATGAGAGTATCTGATGTAATTGCAATCATATAA
- the groL gene encoding chaperonin GroEL (60 kDa chaperone family; promotes refolding of misfolded polypeptides especially under stressful conditions; forms two stacked rings of heptamers to form a barrel-shaped 14mer; ends can be capped by GroES; misfolded proteins enter the barrel where they are refolded when GroES binds) — protein MAKDIKFDIEARDKLKKGVDALANAVKVTLGPKGRNVVLQKSFGGPQVTKDGVSVAKEIELEDSIENLGAQMVKEVASKTNDVAGDGTTTATVLAQAIVREGLKNVAAGANPMDLKRGIDKALEVVIFDLKKQSREVGGNTEKIKQVASISANNDEKTGALIADAFEKVGKEGVITVEEAKGTDTSVDVVEGMQFDRGYQSPYFVTNTEKMITEFDQPQILLSDKKIAAMKDLLPILEPVAQSGKPLLIISEEVEGEALATLVVNKIRGTLKVAAIKAPGFGDRRKAMLEDIAILTGGTVISEETGSKLEDVKLNMLGKAERVIIDKDNTTIVNGGGSKKDIRARVEQIKAQIESTTSDYDKEKLQERLAKLAGGVAVLYVGAASEVEMKEKKDRVDDALNATRAAVEEGIVAGGGVALVRAIKSLNHVSGDNTDQDTGIQIVRRSLEEPLRQIVANAGGEGSVVVAKVAEGKGDFGYDAKIGEYKNMIVEGIIDPTKVARVALENAASVSGMLLTTECVVTEIKKEEQGAPTMPGSAGGGGMGGMM, from the coding sequence ATGGCAAAAGATATTAAATTTGATATTGAAGCAAGAGATAAATTAAAAAAAGGAGTAGATGCATTAGCAAATGCTGTGAAAGTCACCTTGGGGCCAAAAGGAAGAAATGTTGTATTACAAAAATCCTTTGGAGGTCCACAAGTGACAAAAGATGGAGTTTCTGTAGCTAAAGAAATAGAATTAGAAGATTCTATAGAAAATCTTGGAGCTCAAATGGTAAAAGAAGTAGCATCCAAAACAAATGATGTAGCAGGAGATGGAACAACTACTGCTACAGTATTAGCACAAGCTATTGTTAGAGAAGGATTAAAAAACGTAGCAGCTGGAGCTAATCCAATGGATTTAAAAAGAGGAATAGATAAAGCATTAGAAGTTGTTATTTTTGATTTAAAAAAACAATCTAGAGAAGTAGGAGGAAATACAGAAAAAATAAAACAAGTTGCTTCTATATCTGCAAATAATGATGAAAAAACCGGAGCATTAATAGCTGACGCTTTTGAAAAAGTAGGAAAAGAAGGAGTTATCACGGTAGAAGAAGCAAAAGGAACAGATACATCAGTAGATGTTGTAGAAGGAATGCAATTTGATAGAGGATATCAATCACCTTATTTTGTTACAAATACTGAAAAAATGATAACAGAATTTGATCAACCACAAATTTTATTATCTGATAAAAAAATTGCAGCAATGAAAGATTTGTTGCCCATATTAGAACCAGTAGCACAATCTGGAAAACCTTTGCTTATTATTTCTGAAGAAGTAGAAGGAGAAGCATTAGCGACGTTAGTCGTCAATAAAATACGGGGGACTTTAAAAGTAGCAGCAATAAAAGCTCCAGGATTTGGAGATAGAAGAAAAGCTATGTTAGAAGATATTGCAATTCTTACTGGAGGGACTGTTATTTCTGAAGAAACAGGAAGTAAATTGGAAGATGTTAAATTAAATATGCTAGGTAAAGCAGAAAGAGTTATTATAGATAAAGACAATACTACTATTGTTAACGGAGGTGGAAGTAAAAAAGATATCAGAGCTCGGGTAGAACAAATTAAAGCTCAAATAGAATCTACAACATCTGATTATGATAAAGAAAAATTGCAGGAACGTCTTGCAAAATTAGCTGGAGGTGTTGCAGTTCTTTATGTTGGAGCTGCATCAGAAGTTGAGATGAAGGAAAAAAAAGATAGGGTAGATGACGCATTGAATGCTACCCGTGCAGCAGTAGAAGAAGGAATTGTAGCTGGTGGAGGTGTTGCTTTAGTACGTGCTATAAAATCATTAAATCATGTATCTGGAGACAATACAGATCAAGACACTGGAATACAGATAGTTAGAAGATCTTTAGAAGAACCTTTACGTCAAATAGTTGCCAATGCTGGAGGGGAAGGATCTGTTGTAGTTGCTAAAGTAGCTGAAGGAAAAGGAGATTTTGGATATGATGCTAAGATTGGAGAATATAAAAATATGATTGTAGAAGGAATTATAGATCCTACAAAAGTTGCTAGAGTTGCATTAGAAAATGCTGCATCAGTATCAGGTATGTTATTAACTACTGAGTGTGTTGTAACAGAAATAAAAAAAGAAGAACAAGGCGCTCCTACAATGCCTGGATCAGCAGGTGGAGGAGGAATGGGGGGAATGATGTAA
- a CDS encoding KdsC family phosphatase — MDLVMDYNNNYRNIMNDINTFVFDVDGVLTNCTLNLFPDGNMVRQMFAKDGYAIQLAKKKGYNLCIITSGSDLMVFKRLRRLNIRHIYQGVDNKKKYLDEYCKILNITKKKILYMGDDIPDIEIMKNVALPCSPIDAVQEVKEISKYISPKKGGKGCVRDVIEQTLKIQKNWL, encoded by the coding sequence ATGGATTTAGTTATGGACTATAATAATAACTATAGAAATATAATGAATGATATTAATACTTTTGTATTTGATGTAGACGGAGTTTTAACTAATTGTACTTTGAATTTATTTCCTGATGGAAACATGGTTCGTCAAATGTTTGCTAAAGATGGATATGCAATTCAATTAGCAAAAAAAAAGGGGTATAATTTATGTATTATTACTAGTGGATCAGATTTAATGGTGTTTAAACGTTTAAGAAGACTTAATATTCGTCATATTTATCAGGGAGTTGATAATAAAAAAAAATATTTAGATGAATATTGTAAGATATTAAATATTACTAAAAAAAAAATTCTTTATATGGGAGATGATATTCCAGATATTGAAATCATGAAGAATGTCGCTTTACCATGTTCTCCAATAGATGCGGTTCAAGAAGTAAAAGAAATATCAAAATATATTTCTCCAAAAAAAGGTGGGAAAGGATGTGTAAGAGATGTGATAGAACAAACTTTGAAAATCCAGAAAAATTGGCTTTAA
- a CDS encoding DUF3276 family protein, with translation MDEKEKENIKERNEICSRTLKTGSRTYFFDARETRAGDYYLTITESKKNFTETGEITYKKHKIYLYKEDFSKFQNILDDMIRFIINEKGREVISERHQKDFKNHTFNQEIKDVQKKTSEMKNFTNINFENL, from the coding sequence ATGGACGAAAAAGAAAAAGAAAACATTAAAGAAAGAAACGAAATCTGTTCACGTACTCTAAAAACTGGTAGTCGTACATATTTTTTTGACGCAAGAGAGACAAGAGCAGGAGATTATTATTTAACTATTACTGAAAGTAAAAAAAATTTTACTGAAACAGGAGAAATAACTTATAAAAAACACAAAATTTACTTGTATAAAGAAGATTTTTCAAAGTTTCAAAATATACTTGATGATATGATTCGATTTATCATAAATGAGAAAGGAAGAGAAGTTATTTCAGAACGTCATCAAAAAGATTTTAAAAATCATACTTTTAATCAAGAAATAAAAGATGTTCAAAAAAAAACTTCAGAAATGAAGAATTTCACAAATATTAATTTTGAAAATCTATAA
- a CDS encoding ABC transporter ATP-binding protein encodes MWNLLAFSKKYFLKYKFRFWKGFLLILISNVFTLLPIPYIGKSVNTIRDLFLHSYKYRVTSKVSLFSIFLNYLKTDICIYTSIILIVPIVGGFVKYHMRQYIITTSRMIEFDLKNEIFSHYQKLSLSFYKKNSTGDLINRITEDVSFIRQYIGPGIMYFMNFFILFFMVLIQMLRLDKTLTFYVILPIPILFFSIYYVSIYISKKSEEVQSYQSFICSFIQETFSGIHVIRSFVSEFFFQEKHKNIIFKYQKKNIELAKIDTILSSIIMFFIGSSHLLIIFFGGKKYFKGEIKNIGTLAEFFTYINVLIFPSIILGWVVSIVERAKVSQIRINKFLEEIPKIFNNSFLKKNVFGKIQFKNVSFIYDSDSFEKKKEEKETISEISFTLQRGKTLVITGKTGSGKTTIGRLITRLYDPFKGEILVDNISLKDHDLSNFRDNIGYVPQETFLFSDSIYNNIAFGSIEKNVASWKVFDAARKAMIEDEILLFKHGYETIIGERGITLSGGQKQRICIARAIIRNPKILIFDDSFSSIDKNTVNSIMSYIKKNLKYTTIIIMTHDISYISDFDLIIFLNNGKISKIENRSIFF; translated from the coding sequence ATGTGGAACTTACTTGCTTTTAGCAAAAAATATTTTTTAAAATATAAATTTCGATTTTGGAAAGGATTTTTATTAATTTTAATATCAAATGTATTTACATTACTTCCCATTCCTTATATAGGTAAATCTGTTAACACAATTAGAGATTTATTTTTGCATTCTTACAAATATAGAGTGACTAGTAAGGTTTCACTATTTTCTATATTTTTAAATTATTTAAAAACAGATATTTGTATTTATACAAGTATTATATTGATAGTTCCTATTGTAGGTGGTTTTGTGAAGTACCATATGCGTCAATATATTATCACAACATCAAGAATGATAGAATTTGATCTAAAAAATGAAATTTTTTCACATTATCAAAAATTAAGTTTATCCTTTTATAAAAAAAATTCAACAGGAGATTTAATTAATCGGATAACTGAAGATGTTTCTTTTATTCGACAATACATTGGTCCAGGAATTATGTATTTTATGAATTTTTTCATTTTATTTTTTATGGTTTTAATACAAATGTTACGTTTAGACAAAACGTTAACTTTTTATGTAATATTACCTATTCCTATTCTCTTTTTTTCTATTTATTATGTAAGTATTTATATTTCTAAAAAGAGTGAAGAAGTTCAAAGTTATCAATCATTTATTTGTTCTTTTATACAGGAGACATTTTCTGGTATTCATGTTATTAGATCATTCGTATCTGAATTTTTTTTTCAAGAAAAACATAAAAATATTATTTTTAAGTATCAAAAAAAAAATATAGAATTAGCAAAAATTGACACAATTTTATCTTCTATTATAATGTTTTTTATTGGATCTAGTCATTTGTTGATTATTTTTTTTGGAGGAAAAAAATATTTTAAAGGAGAAATAAAAAATATAGGGACTCTTGCTGAATTTTTTACGTATATCAACGTTTTAATTTTTCCATCTATTATTTTAGGATGGGTTGTATCTATTGTTGAAAGAGCAAAAGTATCACAAATCCGCATCAATAAATTTTTAGAAGAAATCCCTAAAATATTTAATAATAGTTTTTTAAAAAAAAATGTTTTTGGAAAAATTCAGTTTAAAAATGTTAGTTTTATTTATGATTCAGATTCTTTTGAAAAGAAAAAAGAAGAGAAAGAAACAATAAGTGAAATTTCTTTTACCCTTCAAAGAGGAAAAACTTTAGTTATAACTGGAAAAACAGGATCCGGTAAAACAACTATAGGAAGATTAATAACGCGTTTATATGATCCTTTTAAGGGAGAAATACTTGTTGATAATATTTCTTTGAAAGATCATGATCTTTCAAACTTTAGAGATAACATAGGTTATGTTCCTCAAGAAACTTTTCTTTTTTCAGATTCAATTTATAATAATATAGCTTTTGGAAGTATTGAAAAAAATGTCGCATCATGGAAAGTATTTGATGCCGCTAGAAAAGCAATGATAGAAGATGAAATACTTCTTTTTAAACATGGATATGAAACGATCATAGGAGAAAGGGGGATAACTTTATCAGGGGGGCAAAAACAAAGAATATGCATAGCAAGAGCTATTATAAGAAATCCTAAAATTCTTATATTCGATGATAGTTTTTCTTCTATAGATAAAAATACTGTAAACTCAATCATGAGTTATATAAAAAAGAATTTGAAATATACTACTATAATAATTATGACTCATGATATATCTTATATATCTGATTTTGATTTAATTATATTTTTAAATAATGGAAAAATATCTAAAATAGAAAATAGAAGCATTTTTTTTTAG
- the nusB gene encoding transcription antitermination factor NusB: MQFLYAQYLSKMTPEKVEKNMLVSIEELHEIYISLLYLILKIRDYAIFIIANNKKKMFSNLKKEEENKIEISQIQKLVDNSIIKILSHNKHLLEYNPDNDKMFWGKKNEYIVLIILKETQKSNIFNNSSNKYHSSSSFEKEKKFIIKYYKNFVISNKKLIEYIEDKYINGLYDLCLAHIMVCKTLQHIKSYTPKNFQLYNICNDENKKFVIDLYRNTISHKKEFNHLIEKISKNWDINRISILDLIILQMAICEFLYFPNIPPKSTINEYIEISKIFCTKKSKIFINGILDKIFKLLYKMF, from the coding sequence ATGCAATTTTTATATGCTCAATACTTATCTAAAATGACTCCTGAAAAGGTAGAAAAAAATATGCTAGTAAGCATTGAGGAATTACATGAAATTTATATCTCTCTTCTTTATTTGATACTAAAAATTAGAGATTACGCTATTTTCATTATTGCAAATAATAAGAAAAAAATGTTTTCTAATTTAAAAAAAGAAGAAGAGAATAAAATTGAAATCAGTCAAATACAAAAATTAGTTGATAATTCTATTATTAAAATATTATCTCATAATAAACATTTATTGGAATATAATCCTGATAATGATAAAATGTTTTGGGGAAAAAAAAACGAATATATTGTACTTATTATACTAAAAGAAACACAAAAATCAAATATTTTTAATAATTCTTCTAATAAATATCATTCTTCTTCTTCTTTTGAAAAAGAAAAAAAATTTATTATAAAATACTATAAAAATTTTGTTATTTCTAATAAAAAATTAATAGAATACATTGAAGATAAATATATAAATGGTCTTTATGATTTATGTTTAGCACACATAATGGTATGTAAAACATTACAACATATAAAATCTTATACTCCAAAAAACTTTCAATTATATAACATTTGTAATGATGAAAATAAAAAATTTGTTATTGATTTATATAGAAATACCATTTCTCATAAAAAAGAATTCAATCATCTAATAGAAAAGATATCCAAAAATTGGGATATAAATAGAATCTCTATTCTAGATCTAATCATATTACAAATGGCAATTTGTGAATTTCTATATTTTCCAAATATCCCCCCCAAATCTACTATAAATGAATACATAG